One Epidermidibacterium keratini DNA segment encodes these proteins:
- a CDS encoding HRDC domain-containing protein, which produces MSPRRSSDADQPTPTGSDPAAAEGPTAAGPAPTPLRRPRGGKPPLITDPADVQRVADQLAAGTGPVGVDAERASGYRYSARAQLVQLHRAGAGIVLIDPIATGDLSAIGEALSGVEWVLHAAVADLECLADVGMRPDSLFDTELGGRLAGYERVALGTMTENLLGLSLAKGHSAADWSTRPLPGDYLTYAALDVDVLLELRDAVETELREQGKLDWAREEFEAVRTAQPAPPRPDPWRRTSGLSKVKDRRGVAIVQSLWTERDRIGQEQDLAPGRLLPDRTIVAAALAQPRSLQDMLELDGFTRRTTITFRRQWWKAIARALDLREVDLPPRTAPPDPHAPPSRWMGKEPDVAERYAAARAVVLAESERLSIPAENLMPPQAIRSLAWDPPTPITAESVDARMREYRARDWQRALLAAPVTTALVGVPTA; this is translated from the coding sequence GTGAGCCCGCGGCGCTCATCCGACGCCGACCAGCCCACGCCGACCGGCTCCGATCCCGCTGCGGCCGAAGGGCCCACAGCAGCGGGCCCGGCGCCGACCCCGCTACGCCGTCCGCGCGGCGGTAAGCCACCGCTGATCACCGACCCGGCCGACGTCCAGCGGGTGGCCGACCAGCTCGCTGCGGGCACCGGACCGGTGGGCGTCGATGCCGAACGCGCCTCGGGTTACCGCTACTCCGCGCGCGCCCAGCTCGTGCAGCTGCACCGCGCCGGCGCCGGCATCGTGCTGATCGACCCCATCGCGACCGGTGACCTGAGCGCGATCGGCGAGGCGCTGAGTGGCGTCGAGTGGGTGCTGCACGCGGCGGTCGCCGACCTGGAGTGCCTGGCCGATGTGGGCATGCGCCCTGACTCGCTGTTTGACACCGAGCTCGGCGGGCGCCTTGCCGGCTACGAACGCGTGGCACTCGGCACGATGACCGAGAACCTGCTTGGCCTCTCGCTGGCCAAGGGCCACTCGGCCGCCGACTGGAGCACCCGTCCGCTGCCCGGGGACTACCTGACCTACGCAGCGCTCGACGTCGACGTACTCCTCGAGTTGCGCGATGCCGTCGAGACCGAGCTTCGCGAGCAAGGCAAGCTGGACTGGGCTCGCGAGGAGTTCGAGGCGGTCCGCACCGCTCAGCCGGCGCCCCCACGCCCGGACCCGTGGCGGCGTACCTCCGGGCTCTCGAAGGTCAAGGATCGCCGCGGCGTCGCCATCGTGCAGTCGCTATGGACCGAACGCGACCGAATCGGGCAGGAACAGGATCTCGCGCCGGGCCGGCTGCTTCCCGACCGCACGATCGTCGCTGCCGCGCTCGCGCAACCGCGGTCGCTGCAGGACATGCTCGAGCTCGACGGGTTCACGCGGCGCACCACGATCACGTTTCGCCGTCAATGGTGGAAGGCAATCGCGCGGGCGCTCGACCTACGCGAGGTCGACCTACCGCCGCGCACCGCACCGCCGGACCCCCACGCTCCCCCATCCCGCTGGATGGGCAAAGAGCCAGACGTCGCCGAGCGGTACGCCGCCGCGCGTGCCGTCGTACTCGCCGAGTCCGAGCGGCTCTCCATCCCGGCCGAGAACCTGATGCCCCCGCAGGCGATTCGCTCGTTGGCCTGGGATCCACCCACCCCGATCACCGCCGAGAGTGTCGATGCGCGCATGCGCGAGTACCGGGCGCGCGACTGGCAGCGTGCGCTGCTCGCGGCCCCGGTCACGACGGCTCTGGTGGGAGTGCCGACCGCCTAA
- a CDS encoding DUF3000 domain-containing protein — MTRPDTTDPQSAAPQEFQEAISSLTGVTVRPEVTLEPIRAPQRLAPYSHALGAEVFVDPQAEAAEATGRLVVLHDPDGHEAWDGTLRIVSYISASMEADIAGDPALSDVSWTWLTDALEQAGADYTALGGTVTRTSSTRYGDLAGSESAKEATNDLEMRASWTARTTDLSGHLRAWIDLLASAAGAPPPGVSMISNRTSSPT; from the coding sequence GTGACACGTCCCGATACCACCGATCCACAGTCCGCCGCACCGCAGGAGTTTCAGGAGGCGATTTCCAGCCTCACTGGCGTGACGGTGCGCCCCGAGGTCACCCTCGAGCCGATCCGGGCTCCGCAGCGCCTGGCGCCATACTCGCACGCCCTCGGCGCGGAGGTGTTCGTCGACCCGCAGGCCGAGGCCGCCGAGGCGACCGGCCGGCTCGTCGTGCTGCACGACCCCGACGGACACGAGGCCTGGGACGGCACGCTGCGCATCGTGTCCTACATCTCGGCGAGCATGGAAGCCGACATCGCCGGCGACCCCGCGCTCAGCGACGTGTCCTGGACCTGGCTGACCGACGCGCTCGAGCAGGCCGGCGCCGACTACACCGCACTTGGTGGCACCGTCACGCGCACGTCCTCGACGCGGTACGGCGATCTCGCAGGCTCTGAGTCGGCGAAGGAGGCGACCAACGACCTGGAGATGCGCGCCTCCTGGACGGCCCGCACGACTGACCTCTCTGGACACCTGCGTGCCTGGATCGACCTGCTGGCCTCTGCCGCCGGTGCGCCGCCTCCCGGGGTCAGCATGATCTCGAATCGCACCTCATCGCCGACGTGA
- the hemE gene encoding uroporphyrinogen decarboxylase yields MTNSGIDLQGSGTASDDERSDDGRPPGASSALVRAARREPTAYTPVWFMRQAGRSLPEYRKLREGISMLESCMRPDLITEITLQPVRRHGVDAAIFFSDIVLPLKALELDLDIVPGVGPVIAQPVRTMQDVERIPELTPEHVSFVSEAVAMLVRELGGTPLIGFAGAPYTLASYLIEGGPSRHHEKTKAFMHAQPDVWNALLARLGQISAEFLQVQIDAGASAVQLFDSWAGSLSRATYERFVRPHSERIFTSIGDAVPRIHFGVGTAQLLRSFGEAGADVVGVDAVTPLDEASALIGPDHAVQGNLDPALLFADWESIETEVRRIVAEGRRTPGHIFNLGHGVLPATDPDVLTRVVALVHEISQR; encoded by the coding sequence ATGACGAACTCCGGCATAGACCTGCAGGGCAGCGGTACGGCGAGCGACGACGAGCGCTCTGATGACGGGCGTCCGCCCGGCGCGTCGAGCGCCCTGGTGCGGGCCGCGCGCCGCGAGCCCACGGCGTATACGCCCGTGTGGTTCATGCGCCAGGCCGGACGTTCGCTGCCGGAGTACCGCAAGCTGCGCGAGGGCATCTCGATGCTCGAGTCCTGCATGCGCCCGGACCTCATCACCGAGATCACGCTGCAGCCGGTACGCCGCCACGGCGTGGACGCGGCGATCTTCTTCTCCGACATCGTGCTGCCGCTGAAGGCGCTGGAGCTGGACCTCGACATCGTGCCCGGCGTCGGGCCGGTGATCGCCCAGCCAGTGCGCACGATGCAGGACGTGGAGCGGATCCCCGAGCTCACGCCCGAGCACGTCTCGTTTGTCAGCGAGGCCGTCGCGATGCTGGTGCGCGAGCTCGGCGGGACTCCGCTGATCGGGTTCGCGGGGGCGCCGTACACGCTCGCGTCCTACCTCATCGAAGGTGGCCCGTCGCGACACCACGAGAAGACCAAGGCCTTCATGCATGCCCAGCCCGACGTCTGGAACGCGCTGCTGGCGCGGTTGGGGCAGATCTCGGCGGAGTTCCTGCAGGTGCAGATCGACGCTGGGGCGAGCGCCGTCCAGCTCTTTGACTCGTGGGCCGGCTCGCTCTCGCGGGCGACGTACGAGAGATTTGTGCGTCCCCACAGCGAGCGCATCTTTACCTCTATCGGCGACGCCGTCCCGCGCATCCACTTCGGCGTCGGCACGGCTCAGCTGCTGCGCTCCTTCGGCGAGGCCGGTGCCGACGTCGTCGGCGTCGACGCCGTGACGCCGCTCGATGAGGCCAGCGCGCTCATCGGCCCCGACCACGCCGTGCAGGGCAACCTCGACCCGGCACTGCTGTTTGCCGACTGGGAGAGCATCGAGACCGAGGTGCGCCGGATCGTCGCCGAAGGCCGACGTACTCCCGGGCACATCTTCAACCTGGGCCACGGCGTACTCCCGGCCACCGACCCGGACGTGCTGACGCGGGTCGTGGCACTCGTGCACGAGATCTCCCAGCGCTAG